From one Candidatus Eisenbacteria bacterium genomic stretch:
- the secE gene encoding preprotein translocase subunit SecE — protein MSLVGRMREFWKNVGVEITKVSWPTRDELRASTIVVIVTVLIVAAYIGVVDRVLNIGLGLVFK, from the coding sequence ATGTCGTTGGTCGGTCGGATGCGCGAGTTCTGGAAGAACGTCGGCGTGGAGATCACCAAGGTGAGCTGGCCCACGCGGGACGAGCTGCGCGCTTCCACGATCGTGGTGATCGTCACCGTGCTGATCGTCGCTGCTTACATCGGCGTGGTGGACCGGGTTCTCAACATCGGCCTGGGGCTGGTCTTCAAATGA
- the tuf gene encoding elongation factor Tu (EF-Tu; promotes GTP-dependent binding of aminoacyl-tRNA to the A-site of ribosomes during protein biosynthesis; when the tRNA anticodon matches the mRNA codon, GTP hydrolysis results; the inactive EF-Tu-GDP leaves the ribosome and release of GDP is promoted by elongation factor Ts; many prokaryotes have two copies of the gene encoding EF-Tu) — protein sequence REMVMPGDNVDGMDVELITPIAMEDGLRFAIREGGRTVGAGVVTQIDK from the coding sequence GCGGGAGATGGTGATGCCCGGGGACAACGTGGACGGAATGGACGTGGAGCTGATCACGCCGATCGCGATGGAAGACGGGCTGCGGTTCGCGATCCGCGAGGGTGGGCGCACGGTCGGCGCCGGCGTCGTCACCCAGATCGATAAGTAG
- the rpmG gene encoding 50S ribosomal protein L33 — protein MRDQVTLACNDCKRRNYITTKNKRLHPDRVEFRKFCPFCRKHTEHKETR, from the coding sequence GTGCGGGATCAGGTCACGTTGGCGTGCAACGACTGCAAGCGACGGAACTACATCACCACCAAGAACAAGCGGCTCCATCCCGATCGGGTGGAGTTCCGGAAGTTCTGTCCGTTCTGTCGCAAGCACACGGAGCACAAGGAGACGCGGTAA